tttaattcatgcagatagtattttaaaaacatatgaaaaataaactatgtaaaaaatattaaatatagatacatgtacaatatttttattaatatcccttccaacaatataatatacgttacATTACCTTACTTTATGTTACATTACGTtactatacatacatacgtacatacattacattacattacgtTATACTATTACATTTTATGCATACAATACACTACGTTTTCGGAGGGGGTATTTGATAATGTCCCCACGGTAACGTATCGATCGAATCGGGTATAATGTATCGCTTATCGTCGTACGGACTCAGAGCGATCTTCGTCTCGCGGATGGTGTTCACATCATGCATATTTGATCTTATAGAGAACTGTTGTCGCGTCATTTCAATTGTATCCTTCAGACACCGCgtgtaatcgtcgaacgttatAGTACGCGCTACGACGTTACTCTTGACACCTTTTGCTTTTTTAGTGTCTTTTTTACCATCTACCTTCAACGCATACATCTTCGCTCTGAGTCCAACGAATTCTGTCATGATCGCGCCATTGTTTTCGTCTTTCATTAAGCCCGGCACCTTCTTGTTTACAAGTGGTATACCGTACGCGTTATTTACCGGATAATCGCTTGTGTCAAATCTGTCGTTGTCGCGTTTCATCGTCTCGTACACGTCGTCGCACTCGATGTGGTATATAAGGCTGTCCGTATCggtgtacataattttacatttgtcgcgatacaacggtaacatgtactcgtgatgaaatttatacaaacatGTCTTGGATATATCGAGGATGCACATACCCACGTAGATTGGTTTGTTGAACTTCACCTCGagttttcgcatttctattgCTACTAGATTCTCCGAAAACACGCTCCTGCTGTGAAAGTTTGGTTTCGCGATCATTGCCTCCGCACCGTATCGTCCGTCCCAGTATGTTAATAATCTTACATCGACGTGATTGCGCACATTCTCCATAGTTTTACCGAATACAGCGttgttcattaatttatacaaattcttTTCGAAATCGTTTTTGGCTAGTgttctaaattttgtattgagtTCGATGTAAGCGCGGAGCCACGCAGATTGAGTGAATTGCAATACGCGATGTATCTTTGTGACGCGAAGACCATGGCGCGTGCACTGCTGTAGGTTGCGATAATGAATGACGTAACGCTCCTTATTGTATAAAGTCGCGAGAAGTTTGTTCTCTCGTTTGCCGGGCGGCTTATCGCTcgtcggacagaacggtagATCAGCGTGCGTATTATGCAGACACTGTGGATACTCGAGATCGACTTCGAGAATATAACCTGTGGGTGAATCCGAAGCGATCGCGTTCACGTCAAAGTTCGAGATGTTGTTGACCCATCGAAAATCTGCGTAGGGCAATGGCTCACACATCGCCCAGCCGTACAAGTTGTTTACATCGAAATACATCAGGTACGACGATGGTTTCGACTGATCGTGAGATTGCATATACTTGTTATTAGCTTGCGCGTATCTACCGGAACATTGACTGAGACCGCCGCGAATACCACGTTCGATAAACATTATCATATCAATGTCTGTGAGCAGTTCGAAATTAATGCGTGTATGTTTTAACATAGCGTCCCACGTGAAACCCGGTAGAGTGTAATAATGCGCTGGATCGAGTCCGTAACTCGCGACGCAgctatcgcgaaaattttcaaacacgtCAGCCAATAACAAGACATCGGTTTTCAGGTATAGATCGCTGTATTCACCCAAGGTTTGAATGGAGAACCGTTGCCAGACGTTCACGGCGTGagcgtaatcgctctcggatacggtgtcaCCGGTCAAAGAACTGTAAAATGAATCGCGCGGTGGTAAACATTTATCCTCCAGCTTTTCGACGCAGTCAATGTACTCATACGGAAAGACACCTTTTCGCGTCAATAATTCAAAATCGTTGTCGGATAACGTGGAAAATTttgaacgtataatttttaatttatcattatctaGGAAAGATGACAATTTTGCGAGACTCGCGCTCAGAAATTTATACGAGTCGATAAATCTTAACTTTATATTGTTTTGCGAATCAGATCTTTTCGTGGTGTCTTTCACGTGTTTAGTAAATGAGATGTACTTTTCCTTTGTTATAGGCAGTACATCGATTTTGCCTTCGAACGCGGTAGCTATCTCCTTGATAATGAAATGCGCGTCATAGCCCGACAGATTGTGGAATATTACTGGGATGAAGTGAGAATCcttataattcaaattgcaTCTCGAATGTGCGGGACCTCGATACCTACCGGTTAAATGACAGTGATCGCGTACCCGCGTGTCGTCTGGCGCGAACGGTTTCTCGCACACGTGACATTGCGTCGCACTGTTGAATTTTTtccactcgtctcgcgtgaaattcGCCATGGGTTCATTGTCGGACAAGATGTTCTTTACGCGATGCGCCAATCCTTTGAGTTCCTCGACGAACCACGCGACGCAGTcattatcgcgacgaaatcgaTACGCGGATAATGAGTCGTCGTATGAGCAATGCACGTAATACCCGACGCTAAATACCTTATGGTGTTGGTATATGCCGGACGTTTCAGGATCCGCTGCCGTCTTCTCCAGGGTACATTCCAGGTCGGCGTATACGATCAACGGAACTCGTTCTTTCCTGCCGTAGTTGTTGAATTGCAACCACTTGTCGTTATCACTTGGTAACTTGATCGCGCAGTCGTTCATCTCCCGACAGTCGATGATGTGGGCTTCCAATTTCTCGTTCGTGTAGAAATAGTGCAAACATctgtaaataatgaaattttttttatatatctttttacataaaaattatttttatttttattaggatGTATACTCaccgatcgcaaaagtatttccgGCTATGGTGTGTGCTCAATTGCGAGCTAACGAGacgcgataaattttttatccagGCGAAATGTCCTACGTTAGCATCTTGCGGATCTTCCACGTACAACAAATTTATGTGTTTGTTGTTTATCTTTCGATCGGTGAGCCGTATTGGCAGGATAGCaagtttcttgttttttttctggATGGCATATACGTTGATTGAAATGCCGTTGAgatcttcaaattttttaatttgacgcAACGACATTGGAAATTCGATGCCTTGTAAATTTAATGCTGTTTTATATGAAGGGTATGAAGattttctatatgtatgtTCCACGACTGGATACAGCGCGGCGACCACCGACCACGCGAAACATGCATTGTCCGTAGATTGCACGTTAATCACcgctttctttaatttaatttctttcggTAAATCGATGTAACACCCCGCGTGCAAtggattatatttgtttatatttagcaTTAAATTCTGTATACGTAATAACGCCCACCCGCTATCACGTTCCTGGAATTCCTCCAGCGTTGCTAAAGTGGGCTCGATAACGCGCAAGTTATACCACGCTTCCAAATCGGACTCGCGAAAGAGTTCACAGTTTTTCGTATTGACACTTTTATTTGCGCGTTTATCGCCCGCCACAAACTCACCGTTGAAcattgtgtttatttttacaccgtCATG
The window above is part of the Temnothorax longispinosus isolate EJ_2023e chromosome 8, Tlon_JGU_v1, whole genome shotgun sequence genome. Proteins encoded here:
- the LOC139817844 gene encoding uncharacterized protein — protein: MNDCAIKLPSDNDKWLQFNNYGRKERVPLIVYADLECTLEKTAADPETSGIYQHHKVFSVGYYVHCSYDDSLSAYRFRRDNDCVAWFVEELKGLAHRVKNILSDNEPMANFTRDEWKKFNSATQCHVCEKPFAPDDTRVRDHCHLTGRYRGPAHSRCNLNYKDSHFIPVIFHNLSGYDAHFIIKEIATAFEGKIDVLPITKEKYISFTKHVKDTTKRSDSQNNIKLRFIDSYKFLSASLAKLSSFLDNDKLKIIRSKFSTLSDNDFELLTRKGVFPYEYIDCVEKLEDKCLPPRDSFYSSLTGDTVSESDYAHAVNVWQRFSIQTLGEYSDLYLKTDVLLLADVFENFRDSCVASYGLDPAHYYTLPGFTWDAMLKHTRINFELLTDIDMIMFIERGIRGGLSQCSGRYAQANNKYMQSHDQSKPSSYLMYFDVNNLYGWAMCEPLPYADFRWVNNISNFDVNAIASDSPTGYILEVDLEYPQCLHNTHADLPFCPTSDKPPGKRENKLLATLYNKERYVIHYRNLQQCTRHGLRVTKIHRVLQFTQSAWLRAYIELNTKFRTLAKNDFEKNLYKLMNNAVFGKTMENVRNHVDVRLLTYWDGRYGAEAMIAKPNFHSRSVFSENLVAIEMRKLEVKFNKPIYVGMCILDISKTCLYKFHHEYMLPLYRDKCKIMYTDTDSLIYHIECDDVYETMKRDNDRFDTSDYPVNNAYGIPLVNKKVPGLMKDENNGAIMTEFVGLRAKMYALKVDGKKDTKKAKGVKSNVVARTITFDDYTRCLKDTIEMTRQQFSIRSNMHDVNTIRETKIALSPYDDKRYIIPDSIDTLPWGHYQIPPPKT
- the LOC139817845 gene encoding uncharacterized protein translates to MEQELLEQAAQLNSIEEFSAWEQRCNQYLEVLEKQSGNKRRRLSISDQQSLVAQIARIESEKDSVRQRFVHVGAGYSAGETGLRWRKIDTAFESRILTGAVINTDYIEPRKFLEDARNIVFNHVRNVIQEHDGVKINTMFNGEFVAGDKRANKSVNTKNCELFRESDLEAWYNLRVIEPTLATLEEFQERDSGWALLRIQNLMLNINKYNPLHAGCYIDLPKEIKLKKAVINVQSTDNACFAWSVVAALYPVVEHTYRKSSYPSYKTALNLQGIEFPMSLRQIKKFEDLNGISINVYAIQKKNKKLAILPIRLTDRKINNKHINLLYVEDPQDANVGHFAWIKNLSRLVSSQLSTHHSRKYFCDR